From the genome of Phytohabitans rumicis, one region includes:
- a CDS encoding helix-turn-helix domain-containing protein has protein sequence MDDVPAVAAAARTVAELAAVLRGLRQRQARVAGAHRVSYRALAKQAGWSHGIVGGYLSGTSLAPADRFDVLIRLLGATPAEQRALATARDQVEERRRGAVPPAVPAHRVRPAPRHLPGDVAGFTGRHRELAELDALAATPPERRTAVVISSVSGTAGVGKPNPEN, from the coding sequence GTGGACGATGTACCGGCGGTCGCGGCGGCGGCGCGTACCGTGGCGGAGCTGGCGGCGGTGCTGCGCGGCCTGCGGCAGCGGCAGGCCCGGGTGGCGGGCGCGCACCGGGTCAGCTACCGGGCGCTGGCCAAGCAGGCGGGCTGGTCGCACGGCATCGTCGGTGGGTACCTGTCGGGCACCAGCCTGGCCCCCGCGGACCGGTTCGACGTGCTGATCCGGCTGCTCGGCGCGACCCCGGCCGAGCAGCGGGCGCTCGCGACCGCGCGGGACCAGGTCGAAGAGCGTCGGCGGGGCGCTGTGCCGCCGGCGGTTCCGGCCCATCGGGTACGCCCGGCGCCGCGGCACCTGCCCGGGGATGTCGCCGGGTTCACCGGCCGGCATCGGGAGCTGGCCGAGCTGGACGCGCTCGCCGCCACCCCGCCCGAGCGGCGCACCGCCGTGGTCATCTCGTCGGTGTCCGGCACCGCCGGGGTCGGCAAGCCGAACCCGGAAAACTAA